Within the Miscanthus floridulus cultivar M001 chromosome 2, ASM1932011v1, whole genome shotgun sequence genome, the region TTAACATAATAAATCCTGACCATATAATTAAGACAAGTCCTATAGAAGCAACACCTAAAGATATAGAAGAATTTAAGATGCATATTGAAGAATTACTAAAATTAGGAgctataagagatagccgaagtcctcatagatcagcttcatttatagttagaaatcatgctgaaatagctagaggaaagtcaagaatggttatcaattataaaagactaaatgataataccatagatgatgcttataatattccaaataagcaagaatggataaatagaatacaaggtagtaaatatttctcaaaatttgatttaaaagttgggttttggcaagtaaaaatggcagaagaatcaatagaatggactgctttcacatgtcctcaaggtcattttgaatggttagtaatgcccttaggattaaaaaatgcccctactttatttcaaagaaaaatgcaaaatatttttaatgaaaatcaagaattcatattGGTTTATATTGATGACTTATTAGTATTCTCAAAATCCTATAAAGAACATATAGCTCATCTGGAAACCTTCTTTAGAAAGGTAGAACAGCATGGGTTAATATTGTCTAAAAGAAAAAGGGAGATATGTAAGGAAAAGATAAACTTTTTAGGTCATGAAATAGGAGAGGGAAAAATCTATTTAcaagatcatattgcaaagaaaatCTTAGAATTTCTAGATGTCATGAATGATAAGAAAACCTTGCAGCAATTCTTAGGAATAGTcaattatgctagaaattatattgaaaaTTTAGCTAAGTTAGCTGGTCCATTATatgcaaaattaagaaaaaatgggcaaaaacattttaattctgaagatataaagttagtaagaactattaaagaaaaagtgaaagatttaAAACCCCTAGAGTTACCTTTAGATGATAATTATTTTATTATAGAGACAGATGCATCTAAGTTAGGTTGGGGTGCAATATTAAAGCAAAAACCACACAAATATTCTCCAAAGATAGAAGAACAAGAAAAGGTTCAAATAATAGATAGTGTGAATGAAAATATCTTAGTCTGTGATGATGATATAATGGATGATGAATCAATATATTCAATTATAGAGACAGATGAAATAGAATAtgatgaagaaaaagaatcaagtgatgaagagTTAGACTTAATTGATGAGTTAGCAGGAGTAAAGATAGAAATGATGGATCAAATAAACTGTGAACACAAGTGGGATCATAATAAAGGTGATTCTAATATAAAATGTGTATTTTGCATATATTATCAAGATCCAGTAGAAAGAGCAACATGTAGACTATGCTTAAGACAAGCATGCATGTCATGTTTAAAACAGCAAAGAGATATGAAAAAAGACTCTGAagcaaaaatattttatgatgAGAATAAAGTGCAATCAGAAAAAGAAGTAATTCTAGAGGAAAAAGGAAACAAATATTTAACCAATATTCCACAAGAATTCCTCATTCCTCGATTAAGTTTTAAAACTGAACAAACTTTATCAAACTTTACTAgtgatattatagatctaatttgGAAGAAATATGCTGAAAGGCAGTACAAAACCTTTCATGATATACAAAAATACTTTATGAAATTATACCAAGGTAAAGAAAGACATCTAGGAATAATTGTGAATGCAAATACTTTTCCTTGATGATAAGTTAATTGTTAAGCCTCATCAAAGATTCTTAATATTGAAGGCtgatataaatttaaaatatttcagAAGTATACAAAGAAATATTGGAGATGATATATCTTTACAGACTATTATTGATCATGGATTAGTTCATgatatatatggtacacttgaagaGATACTCCAATCAGACCTTGGAATAGCTATCAAAGAAGCTGCTAAGAAATTAGCATGCATTCAAGGTAGATACAAAATTAAGTTCTGTTCCAATCCACCAAAGTTTACTCAACCAATAAGACCAGCATGCcatgatatatatattacaaagggaTCATACAAATTTCCTACTACATGGAATTCAGACTCATGGCAAAATTATGAAGAGTTGTTCATAAAAGACACGAACCATGATAATTGGAGAATTTTCagtgaagcaaaagaattagAAGGGAATACCAAATTTGCTCCTGAATATTATATGATGtaccaaaataaaataataaaagtattCCTGAGAGAATACTATGGAAGATATAGCATAATACAAAGAGAAGTTGGCAGACTAATAAAGCCAAGTTATGGCAAAGAATGCCAATTACGAAAAGAATATCGTGAATTGTTGTCCTGGTTTGAAATATGGCAACCTGAAGACGTGGACAacgaagaaaatattgaagagttaatatagactcagttcaatatcAATATATTCATAGAAGAAATATACCCCTTATGTTGATAAGGTTTATCAACAATTTGTCCGGGGGAAGAGATAATAATACATGCCATGGAGATAATAATGGAGATAATACGCCATGGAGATAATGCCGCATGcctatccttgatttgatgtttgcaacatcaatcattcgggcgtggaagaccataccaaagaatatccagaaggatactatccgtgcgcgatggaggacagcgcaaaaggaatatacagtcactctactgtagccaggacaattattctatgtccagctgtccaggcaacagtaaaggatgataattgaagacgtCGGCCGCTTCCTTAAGCACGAAGGCTCCTCAATTAAAAAATTGAAGACTTAGCCTCGAAGGCTTCTTCAGAAGAGAAGGCTCGCTCCTTCAGACGATAAGAATGAAGGACGCTCCCTCCTTGCTATAAAGAAAGACGTCGGGTGCATTCATTCAGCATCGCAGCATCGACGAAGAAACCACCACACCAGACCATCATCGAAGAAAGCTCAGAcactcatccaccacccactccaccaactccacacccacacacatacacatgaagacatgatctcagaagctctctgagaatcatccaccacGAATAGTAATACTCCACTACCATTGTATTACTCCaccacctttgtaaattagaataaaggaggtccccgtgatcatcctgtgcttgtaaggtaatccctaaggtttgtgctaagtgcttggggtttcccgaaagggaaagccgtatgtaagcttgctctgtggaaatgaattaagcttttccgTTTGAATCCCTGCtttcctttaagctcgttcatatggggcgatgtctctatgctagggaccctagaggagaaacctttgcgtgtgttgttctcgtgttagcccagatagcggcgtttgtagagaaccatgtgtgcgcagagaagtgttccccttgggtggaactgcctggggagacgatagagcctgattcctgtgtgttcgtggctggggatagcaacggagtagaccgggttagcctagttctgaagcgagctagtgatgcatacggtgagtaccgagtaggactgtcacaagcatagtcgcacgaccggctgaaatattggtctcgccagcctgcaaaagatcctgAGAAATATTAGTCAGCATACTCACTAATCGCACGCATATTCAATAATCGCACTCATACTCACTAATCGCACGCATCCTGCATCCATAAAGAAATACGAAGTGCTCCAAATAGTCACGCGCATAGTGCTCGAATAGTGAAGAAGTCTAGTGCCTGAGCCACTCTCTGGTGAGTGCTCGAGCACTGTTCATATTCCGAATTTCAATAGTAGCGAGTAATTTGAATAGTGccctgaatttgaatagtgaacgctaaatttgaatagtgctgtaaATAGTAACTCGTGaacttaaaatttgaatttcgaaTCCGAGTCCGTTCCAGCGGTTTAGCGGTAGATATCAGAAAGATACTTTGAGGAAAATAAggcctcaacaaatatatcaaatgGGTTGGTTTGAAAATAAAAATGGATTATATAGAATATCCAGAGAAGTAGAATTAAGTGTAGTGACAGAACCAGTTCTACTAAGAATTGTTAGTAAACAATTTGAGAATGCTTTAAAAtattcagggtataaatatatacatcagggAATGTATATCATTGGAATTAAAGGAATGACAAGGAAGAAATTAGGAACCAAGGTTCTAATAACATTATTAGATAAAAGATGGGACTCAATAAATAAAGCAGCATTAGGATTTTTAGAAGGTGATATGAATGaaaatatgttgatgacatatatAGCTCCAGACTTAATAATGCCTGTTAAAGAATTTATAGATAAGATGGCATTCGGATTTCAAACCAAAGGATATGaagaatttaaaggaacgaaTCTATTAGTAAGCATAGAATTTATAGGAAGGTTAACCAACAGAAGTGGAACTAGATATAAGGTAAATGTAAACAATGTTGTAGAAAGTATGCAATCTAAAGGAATAAAATTTATGAGTCCTCTGAAAATAAGTTCTGaagaaagagcaggagaaaaATGGAATATAAGCTCGTTAATAGAgccaaaaattttaaaacaaccTAAAGACTACATAACCTATGAAAATAATAGAGGGTTGACTAGTATTAGGTTTGTAGATTATAAAGAACAAAGTTTAGATGATTTAGAAGCATCCAGTTCAGAGTCAAAAGTAGAAGAAAATAGAAGGCAtagcatatgtgaatttatggaaaAATTAGATATAGATAATGAAATAGAACATTATAAGCAAAAGCTAAGCAAAATTCATGATGAATATAAAACCTCCATGATATGCAAATGGGCTGCTATAAGAGAAAGGGAACTCTACTTTAGACGAGAAATATGTAGACTTGAAAATATCAAGAAAGATAGAGAATTAAATGCTAAGAAATTCAGCATTCCAATAAAGAAAAATGACTTTGTGTCAAAACAAATAGATAACAGGGTAAGGGAAGTCCAAAAAGAATTAGAACATAGTAAGGACAAGATAAATGACATAGTAGATAATGATATAAGCGAAGATGAGCAATGGGAAATTAATAATAAGCTCTTACTAGAAAGCTatgaagaagaggatgaagaTACAATTGAGATATGCAGTAATAACTCAATAACTCTCATAAACCCCTTAGAAAATAAAGAGTTGCCTAAAAATAATGCCATAGAAGCAATGGAAATAGATCCAAGTTCATCAAAAAGAAGACGAGGTCCTGAAATAAAGATAGAAGGTGAAAGTGAGAGACCAACTAGAAAACCAGGAACTTGGCCACCAGAAAAAGAAGAACCTGCATATAGATATATACCTGGACAATATAAGCATATGGGTTCAAAAAgaagaaaatttgaaaagaagGTGCAATTCCAGAATTATAAAAGTGATGGTGCTATACTAAATTTAGCAGCACATGATCCTATAGATTGGTCAAATATAATTAGCATATGGAAAGGATTGATAGTCCAAAAGTATATACAAAATCAGCATAATATTGGAAATAGAGTAGAAGATATGATTACATATTTAGAAACATTTTTAGGTGAATCAGTCAAAGTATTATGGGAACAATGGGTAGAAGCTTTCCCTAACCATTATGCCCAATTAAAAATGGCTGGTAGTAATCCATATAATTTTGCAAATATTATATCAAGCATTGTAATAGGTGAAGATCCTGAATTAGGTTTTACTGTATTACaaaatgaaagattaaaagaaatagaaaaattgtCACTAACAAGTTGGAAAGGAATAAAGGAATTTTCTCAACACTATTTGTATAATGCTACGACTGCCAAGCAAGGTTATAACCAAGGTATAGTagaaaaatattttaataaattACCAGAGCCTTTAGGTTCTATGATATTAGAAGAATATAAAAAGGAAACTATTGGTAAAGAATATAATATCTCTCAGGCTATAACATTTGTTTTCAAACAGTTGAGAAAAATATGCACCAACATACAAGCCCAAAGATCAATGAAGCAATCAGATTATAATTTTTGTAATAAAATAGTTCAAATACCCTTGACATATGGAGAAGAGAGATCTAGAAATAAGAAATATCCTAAGAATTATAAGAAAGGAAATGTAAAGACAAAGAGACGTTATTTTCTTAGAAGGTCAGATAATAGAGCCCCATTCCTCCATAAGAGAAATGTAAGAAGATATAATCCTAGAAAAAATTATGATAGTTCATGTAGATGCTTTATCTGCAATTCGCCAGATCACTTAAGCAAAACATGTCCTAACAAAGATAAGAAAAGGTATTCCAataagcaagaagaacaagaaaaggttcaaataatagatagtgtgaatgaaaatatcttagtctgtgatgatgatataatggatgatgaatcaatatattcaattatagagacagatgaaatagaatatgatgaagaaaaagaatcaagtgatgaagagTTAGACTTAATTGATGAGTTAGCAGGATTAAAGATAGAAATGATGGATCAAATAAACTGTGAACACAAGTGGGATCATAATAAAGGTGATTCTAATATAAAATGTGTATTTTGCATATATTATCAAGATCCAGTAGAAAGAGCAACATGTAGACTATGCTTAAGACAAGCATGCATGTCATGTTTAAAACAGCAAAGAGATATGAAAAAAGACTCTGAAGCAAAAATACTTTATGATGAGAATAAAGTGCAATCAGAAAAAGAAGTAATTCTAGAGGAAAAAGGAAACAAATATTTAACCAATATTCCACAAGAATTCCTCATTCCTCGATTAAGTTTTAAAACTGAACAAACTTTGTCAAACTTTACTAgtgatattatagatctaatttgGAAGAAATATGCTGAAAGGCAGTACAAAACCTTTCATGATATACAAAAATACTTTATGAAATTATACCAAGGTAAAGAAAGACATCTAGGAATAATTGTGAATGCAAATACTTTTCCTTTACTTCATCTTGATGATAAGTTAATTGTTAAGCCTCATCAAAGATTCTTAATATTAAAGGCtgatataaatttaaaatatttcagAAGTATACAAAGAAATATTGGAGATGATATATCTTTACAGACTATTATTGATCATGGATTAGTTCATgatatatatggtacacttgaagaGATACTCCAATCAGACCTTGGAATAGCTATCAAAGAAGCTGCTAAGAAATTAGCATGCATTCAAGGTAGATACAAAATTAAGTTCTGTTCCAATCCACCAAAGTTTACACAACCAATAAGACCAGCATGCcatgatatatatattacaaagggaTCATACAAATTTCCTACTACATGGAATTCAGACTCATGGCAAAATTATGAAGAGTTGTTCATAAAAGACACGAACCATGATAATTGGAGAATTTTCagtgaagcaaaagaattagAAGGGAATACCAAATTTGCTCCTGAATATTATATGATGtaccaaaataaaataataaaagtattCCTGAGAGAATACTATGGAAGATATAGCATAATACAAAGAGAAGTTGGTAGACTAATAAAGCCAAGTTATGGCAAAGAATGCCAATTACGAAAAGAATATCGTGAATTGTTGTCCTGGTTTGAAATATGGCAACCTGAAGAAGTGGACAATgaagaaaatattgaagagtcaatatagactcagttcaatatcAATATATTCATACAAGAAATATACCCCTTATGTTGATAAGGTTTATCAACAATTTGTCCGGGGAAGGAGATAATAATACATGCCATGGAGATAATA harbors:
- the LOC136536692 gene encoding uncharacterized protein, whose translation is MICKWAAIRERELYFRREICRLENIKKDRELNAKKFSIPIKKNDFVSKQIDNRVREVQKELEHSKDKINDIVDNDISEDEQWEINNKLLLESYEEEDEDTIEICSNNSITLINPLENKELPKNNAIEAMEIDPSSSKRRRGPEIKIEGESERPTRKPGTWPPEKEEPAYRYIPGQYKHMGSKRRKFEKKVQFQNYKSDGAILNLAAHDPIDWSNIISIWKGLIVQKYIQNQHNIGNRVEDMITYLETFLGESVKVLWEQWVEAFPNHYAQLKMAGSNPYNFANIISSIVIGEDPELGFTVLQNERLKEIEKLSLTSWKGIKEFSQHYLYNATTAKQGYNQGIVEKYFNKLPEPLGSMILEEYKKETIGKEYNISQAITFVFKQLRKICTNIQAQRSMKQSDYNFCNKIVQIPLTYGEERSRNKKYPKNYKKGNVKTKRRYFLRRSDNRAPFLHKRNVRRYNPRKNYDSSCRCFICNSPDHLSKTCPNKDKKRYSNKQEEQEKVQIIDSVNENILVCDDDIMDDESIYSIIETDEIEYDEEKESSDEELDLIDELAGLKIEMMDQINCEHKWDHNKGDSNIKCVFCIYYQDPVERATCRLCLRQACMSCLKQQRDMKKDSEAKILYDENKVQSEKEVILEEKGNKYLTNIPQEFLIPRLSFKTEQTLSNFTSDIIDLIWKKYAERQYKTFHDIQKYFMKLYQGKERHLGIIVNANTFPLLHLDDKLIVKPHQRFLILKADINLKYFRSIQRNIGDDISLQTIIDHGLVHDIYGTLEEILQSDLGIAIKEAAKKLACIQGRYKIKFCSNPPKFTQPIRPACHDIYITKGSYKFPTTWNSDSWQNYEELFIKDTNHDNWRIFSEAKELEGNTKFAPEYYMMYQNKIIKVFLREYYGRYSIIQREVGRLIKPSYGKECQLRKEYRELLSWFEIWQPEEVDNEENIEESI